A single window of Nyctibius grandis isolate bNycGra1 chromosome Z, bNycGra1.pri, whole genome shotgun sequence DNA harbors:
- the LOC137676317 gene encoding uncharacterized protein — protein sequence MLLLLSLLLLPLLLQILLLLLLLHDNCFPRLSRYQPQMLKVRVLPFALGYWFT from the coding sequence ATGCTGCTGCTACtgtcacttctgctgctgccgctgttgttacagattttgcttttgctccttCTGCTGCATGACAATTGTTTTCCTCGTCTAAGCAGATACCAGCCTCAGATGCTCAAGGTGAGAGTCTTGCCTTTCGCTCTGGGCTATTGGTTCACTTAA